Within the Portunus trituberculatus isolate SZX2019 chromosome 26, ASM1759143v1, whole genome shotgun sequence genome, the region CCACTCTACCAAAAacaaacacctgaaaacaaacacaaacaaagatacaagcgaaaaaggagaaggatatgaaaaaaattagaaaaaatggcTTATCTTTTTAGCTCATATTTCTAATCTGGCAAActttagaagaaaaacaaacagatagaccgATAGACAAACCTTTCATCTACCACTGTACCAAAAacaaacacctgaaaacaaacacaaacaaagatacaagcaaaaaagtaagaggaactaccaaaaaaacgagaaaaaaatggcTGATCTTTTTTAGCTTATCATTCTAATCCCACAAActttagaagaaaaacaaacagatagaccgATAGACAAACCTTTCATCTACCACTCTACCAAAAacaaacacctgaaaacaaacacaaacaaagataCTCACCTGAATCTGACTGTGGCCAAAGCggtaggcagcagcagcaaactcATTAGCGATACTGGCTGACATGCGAGGGTTGTAGTCACTTGTGTGTTGCCCGTCAGTCTTCGGCGAGAGGTGAAGGTGACGCATGAATCTCGGCCCTTCAGGTGTGCAcgaggccaggtgtgtgtgtgtgtgtggcaggtatTGAAGttgatttgaaaagaaaaatgatagttatatttattttttaagggtaaaaatagaaaaaaacaacgaaaagaatgaataaaaacatgaatctCGGccctccaggtgtgtgtgtgtgtgtgtgtgtgtgtgtgtgtgtgtgtggcaggtgttgaggatgaagatagagaaaaggaaaagaaaataaagatagtaatatttttttttgagagtaaaaattgtagaaaaaataaacatcaaaacaccaaaaaacatctccaaacacaccaaacacacaccaaaacacaccaaaatatcttcaaacactccaaaacacaccaaaacacgaaaaacacaccaaaaacatcccaaaaacaccacaaaacacaccaaaacacctcaaaacaccataaaacacaccaaaacactccaaaacataccaaaacacaacacaaacacaccaaaaacatcccaaaacacaccaaaatccccaaaacacccaaaacaccccaaaacacaccaaaacaccgaaaaacacacgaaaacaccacaattcacaccaaaacaccccaaaacaccaaaaacatcacaaaacacaccaaaagcaccacaaaaacaccaaaaaaacaccacaaaaacaccccaaaaacacccaaaaaccaccacaaacccccaaaacaccacaatcaCTCACCAAGGACACTGGGCACATATTCCTGGTAGGTTATATGCTGGAGCTGCGCCACTAAGATTCTCCGAGCCTCTTGAAACAGCTGTTCGTCTTGCCAGCTCGGGTTAAGGTCCTTGAGATCGATGgccagtgtgttgtgttgtctgaCGAGTATTGTGTGGAGCGACGTTAGGAGAACCTGCTCATTGGCTCTTGGGTCGCCTGTGGAGGAGACATGGGTGTGGGTTGGGTTAGACTGGGTTGGACTGGGttggtctggtgtgtgtgtgtgtgtgtttcactgtttcactgtttcactgtttcactgttttgatctggtgcagtgtgtgaggagccagccagacgttaccctacggagcgaggtgagagctcattatttccgatcttgggctaggcctgagaccaggcacacaccacacaccgggacaacaacctcacaactcctccatttacatcccctacctactcactgctacctcaacactcaacactcaacactgaacagtgaacagtgaacagtgaacactgaacactgaacaggggctacacgtcaaaggagacacacccaaatatctccacccggccagggaatcgaaccctggtcctctggcttgtgaagccagcgctctaaccactgtgtgtgtgtgtgtgtgtgtgtgtgtgtgtgtgtgtgtgtgtgtgagagagagagagagagagagagagagagagagagagagagagagagagagagagagagagagagagagagagagagagactgaaattacaacttctactactactactactactactactactactactactactactactactatcactaccactaccactactgttactaccaccaacacacacacacacacacacacacacacacacacacacacacacacacacacacacacacacacacacacctgccaagaAGCAAGATTGGTTATATTTGAGTTTGGCCGCCTTGTTGCAGCCGTCCAGGGGGTCCAGAGAGGGAGGCAGCAACTCGCGCCCGTCTGGAACCacctgggagacagagagagagagagagagagagagagagagagagagagagagagagagagagagttatttttaaGTGCAAACAAAAATCATGTATATatgaattactattattattattactattattattattattattactattacttctactactactactactactactactactactactactactgctgatgctgttactattactactactactactactactactactactactactgatgctgttactactactactattactatcaaaacaacaacgactaacactaccaccaccactactactactactactacaaccacaacaacaacaacaacagcaaccactactactactactactaccacaactacaaccacacATTACATaccctttcctaacctaacacaacctaaactactactgttactcccaccaccaccaccaccaccaccaccaccaccaccactacccaagcACACCTGAGTCTTGAGCAGTCCATCTTTCATCATCCTGAGGTCCTTGGCTGCCTCAGGAGTGGCGCCATACACTGCAGAGGCATCGAGGTAGGACGTCTGCTGATTTAACTGTTCCCTCGGTCCTAAGGAagatatacaaacatacacagacgatgagcaaacacacacacacacacacacacacacacacacacacacacacacagacgccgttaaccccttcagtagcatgacgtgtttccctattcattctggtgactatttggtgattttgtacagcttcagaaactcatgtgggggattaaaatagtgaagactgtggccattaatcttctgccctccatagacccttgctaatgtcaataaaatggtctaatggtacacaaaactcaaggtaaaaatgtgtcccagtactgaaggggttaaaatagtgaagactgtggccattaatcttctgacctccatagacccttcctaatgtcaataaaatggtctaatggtacacaaaactcaagtactgaaggggttaaaatagtgaagactgtggccattaatcttctgacctccatagacccttcctaatgtcaataaaatggtctaatggtacacaaaactcaagtactgaaggggttaaaatagtgaaaactgtggccattaatcttccgccctccatagacccttgctaatgtcaataaaatggtctaatggtacacaaatctcaaggtaaaaatgtgtcccagtactgaagggggttaaatacATACAGACACGTGCCTATATATTTACGAATCCTCACACACGCAGATATACCgctgaaacacacccaaacacacccatatacacccaaaacatacccacacacatctaaaacacatccaaacacacacaaacacacccaaagcacaCCAATACAccttaaacacacccaaacacatacaaaacacagccaaacacacaaaacacacccacacacacacaaaacacaccaaaacacacacgatatacaccaaaacacatcaaacacaccaaaacacaccaaaacgcacccaaacatacacaaacacatccaaacacacacaaaacacatgaaacacacccATAACACACCCATttataccaaaacacacacaaatacactaaaacacataaacacaccaaaacacacacaaacagaccaaaacatacccaaacacaccaaaaaacacacccaaacacacccaaaacacccaaacataccaaaacacacccaaatacaccaaaacacacaaaaaaacacatccaaacatccaaacacacccaaaacgcaCCCTCacccactcaaacacaccacaaacaaacactcaccaaATTTACACTTCGGGGCGGGCGCTGATCTCGTAAACTCCAAACAAGTAGAGTTGGATCCTTTATAAAGAGGATCAGAGTCAGACAAGGGGATCGGAAAGCATTCTGGGTGGCGGAGTGTCTTGTTTCGTGTCACCTCTTCAGTGCAACAGGCTATGCTCTGCCCACCCgatcctgtagagagagagagagagagagagagagagagagagagagagagagagagagagagagagagagagcattttaagacagtttggtatgtttcttgggcattttaagacagtttggcatgttttgagggcattttaagacagtttggcatgttttgagggcattttaagacagtttggcatgttttgagggcattttaagacagtttggcatgttttgagggcattttaagacagtttggcatgttttgagggcattttaagacagtttggcatgttttgagggcattttaagacagtttggcatgttttgagggcattttaagacagtttggcatgttttgagggcattttaagacagtttggcatgttttgagggcattttaagacagtttggcatgttttgagggcattttcatagtttgagcattttaagacagtttggcatgttttgagggcattttaagacagtttggcatgttttgagggcattttaagacagtttggcatgacagttttgagggcattttaagacagtttggcatgttttgagggcatttaagacagtttggcatgttttgagggcattttaagacagtttggcatgttttatagggcatttaagacagtttgacatgtttgaggcattttaagacagtttgagcATGacagttttgagggcattttaagacagtttggcatgttttgagacattttaagacattttaagacagtttgagggcatttaagacagttttgagggcattttaagacagtttgagggaaatttaagacagttttgaagacattttaagacacttttagacattttaagacagttttgagggcaatttaagacagttttgagggcattttaagacagttttgagggcattttaagacagttttgagggcattttaagacagttttgagggcattttaagacagttttgagggcattttaagacagttttgagggcattttaagacagttttgattTTAAGacaggcattttaagacagttttgagggcattttaagacagttttgagggcattttaagacagttttgagggcattttaagacagttttgagggcattttaagacagttttgagggcattttaagacagttttgagggcattttaagacagttttgagggcattttaagacagttttgagggcatttcaagacagttttgagggcattttgaagggcattttaagacaagaCAGTTTTGagaccattttaagacagttttgagggcattttaaaacagttttgAAGGCATcttaagacagttttgagggcatcttaagacagttttgaggacattttaagacagttttgagggcattttaagacagttttgatatcattttaagacagttttgaggacattttaagacagttttgagggcattttaagacacttttgagggcattttaagacagttttgaggacattttaagacaattttgcggtcatttcaagacacttttgagggcattttaagacaattttaagacagtttataaGGCATCTTCAGACACTTTTGATaccattttaaaacagttttgagggcaatttaagacatttttgagggcatttaacacctctctcccttctcccctccgtcccctcccttccctaccttTGGACTGCGCAGTGAGAGTGATGTCATGGTCCACAAACTGTCCCCAGGTCATCGCTAACACCGTGTAGGACTGAGAGGCGGCGCGCTTGAAGGTGTGCACTTCAAGGGACACCTGGCGGGCACTGGGGAGCTGGCCGGCCCTCACACCTCGCCTTGGGATGGAGATAcctggaggtgaggggaagacgggaggtgagggaaatgatgggaaatgatggggaaggaggggaggtgaggggaaatgatgggaaatgatgggaaatgatggggaaatgatgggaaaatgatgggggatgaggggaggtaaggggaggtgaggggaggtgagggaaatgATGGGAAATGATGGGAAATGATGGAAAATGATGGGGAAATGATGGGgaatgaggggaggtgagggaaaatgatgggaaatgaggggaggtgaggaaatgatgggaaatgatgggaaatgatgggaaatgatggggaatgagggaaatgagggaaatgatgggaaatgatgggaaatgagggaaatgatgggaaatgatggggaaatgatgggaaatgatggggaatgaggggaaatgaggggaaatgatgggaaatgatgggaaatgaggagaaatgatgggaaatgatggggaaatgatgggaaatgatggggaatgaggggaaatgaggggaaatgatggGAAATGATGGGAAATGATGGGGAATGATGGGAAAATGATGggggatgaggggagatgaggggaggtgaggggaaatgatgggaaatgaggggaaatgatgggaaatgatggggaaatgagaggaaatgaggggaaatgatgggaaatgatgggaaatgagggggaaatgatgggaaatgatgggaaatgatggggaaatgaggggaaatgatgggaaatgatgggaaatgaggggaaatgaggaaatgagggaaatgatgggaaatgatgggaaatgaggaaatgatggGGAATGAGGGAAAATGATGGGAAATGATGGGGAATGATGGGGAAATGATGGGAAatgaggggaggtgatgggaaatgaggggaactgatgggaaatgaggggaaatgatgggaaatgaggggaaatgatggGAAATGATGGGGAAATTAGGGGAAATGATGGGGAATGATGGGAAATGATGGGAAATGATGGGGAAATGATGGGGAATGATGGGGAATGATGGGGAAATGATGGGaaatgaggggaggtgaggggaaatgatgggaaatgatgggaaatgatgggaaatgatgggaaaatgaggggaaatgatggggaatgaggggaaatgaggggaaatgatgggaggtgatgggaaatgatgggaaatgaggggaaatgatggGAAATGATGGGGAAATGATGGGAAATGATGGGAACTGATGGGAAATGAGGAGAAATGATGGGAAATGATGGGGAAATGatggggaatgaggggaaatgatgggaaaatgatgggaaatgatgggaaatgaggggaaatgaggggaggtgaggggaaatgatggggaatgaggggaaatgatgggaaatgatgggaaatgaggggaaatgatgggaaatgatgggaaatgaggggaaatgaggaaatgatgggaaatgatgggaaatgagggaaatgaggaaatgatgggaaatgatggggaaatgatgggaaatgatgggaaatgaggggaaatgatgggaaatgatgggaaatgatggggaatgaagggaaatgaagggaaatgatgagaaatgatgggaaatgaagggaaatgatgggaaatgatgggaaatgatgggaaatgaggggaaatgaaaggaaatgaaggggaaatgaggggaaatgatgggaaatgatgggaaaatgaggggaaatgaggggaaatgatggGAAATGATGGGAAATGATTGGAAATGATGGGGAATgagggggaaatgaggggaaatgatggggaaatgaggggaaatgatggGAAATGATGGGGAATGATGGGAAATGATGGGGAAATGATGGGGAAATTAGGGGAAATGATGGGAAATGATGGGGAATGATGGGAAATgatgggaaatgaggggaaatgatgggaaatgatgggaaagaagaagaagaagaagaagaagaagaagaagaagaagaagcaaggaggaagacAGTGATGGTGGCGGAAGAGGAGTCAAGAGGattagtaggaggaagaggaagaggaagaggatgaagaggagagataagcaATGTTtaccaaggaagaagaagaagaagaagaagaagaagaagaagaagaagaagaagaagaagaagaagaagaagaagaagaagaagaagaagaagaagaagaagaagaagaacacacacacactcacacactctctctctctctctctctctcacacactcacacacacacacacacacactctctctctctctctctctctctctctctctctctctctctctctctctctctctctctctctctctctctctctctctctctctctctctctctctctctcaccatccacGTAATCTGGAGGCATCATTCTCCTGTAGGCTGTGAAGGAGGCGCCCCACGTAGGCCTATGCAGATTGTTACAGCTTCCGTCGTAGGTTCTATACTTGGCcttggcggggcagggcggggggcGGGGCCTACTGAGGGCTGGGTCACAGTGGGGGTCCGATTTGaggtcagccagccagcgaaggtcaaaggtcacggTGGAGCGGGGGAGAGctagcctgagagagagagaggggggggggagaagggagggagtaggagggagggagggggaggagggaggagggaggagagagagagagagagagagagagagagagagagagagagagagagagagagagagatattagtgaTTAtctctcatccacacacacacattctctctctctctctctctctctctctctctctctctctctctctctctctctctctctctctctcttaaaaactaACTCAAACATTATCATTTTACACACAAACCACtcttatcaactctctctctctctctctctctctctctctctctctctctctctctctctctctctctctctctctcgcacctcTCACTAACAGCAGCCGTGGCGTGATTGAAAGCATAGCCCAgtttagccatattgatagccAGCGGTGACGTCTTTCTGAACCCGTGTTGGTGTTTGTAGTCAgctgtcttcctcctcagcGTGATGTTAGCCCGTGCcagctgctcctcctgctgttccCTCGCCTCCTGCGCCCGTGTGCCAGCTGCCAGGGCCTCGCTGCtcgtgagagaaggagaatttACAGCTTTGTGAAGGTTTGTATGAtttggtttggtgtgtgtgtctctgtgtgtgtgtgtgtgtgtgtgtgtgtgtgtgtgtgtgtgtgtgtgtgtgtgtggtggtggtggtggtggtggtggtagtagtagtagtagtagtagtagtagtgataagtgtagtatcattctcttctctctttctctctctctctctctctctctctctctctctctctctctctctctctctctctctctctttctctctctctcgctctctctaaatagtagtagtagtagtagtaatagtagtagtagtagtagtagtaatagtagtagtagtaagtgtagtatcatttctctctctctctctctctctctctctctctctctctct harbors:
- the LOC123509045 gene encoding peroxidase-like, with product MEYSEIPGVYSERPRPFIGIRRWIRTYRTPVALFTMLVLVLCLASGLSILISSALIGPEEPPPSSPANQSLVHLMALPFPRRDEHWYEARWTPTMQRNTSKDEAAVVRGRRAAGGKGERDEAGHDRTALSDPDSEEWTKPDGSTFPANDTWHWNRHPDHLPRGSEEDVSEALAAGTRAQEAREQQEEQLARANITLRRKTADYKHQHGFRKTSPLAINMAKLGYAFNHATAAVSERLALPRSTVTFDLRWLADLKSDPHCDPALSRPRPPPCPAKAKYRTYDGSCNNLHRPTWGASFTAYRRMMPPDYVDGISIPRRGVRAGQLPSARQVSLEVHTFKRAASQSYTVLAMTWGQFVDHDITLTAQSKGSGGQSIACCTEEVTRNKTLRHPECFPIPLSDSDPLYKGSNSTCLEFTRSAPAPKCKFGPREQLNQQTSYLDASAVYGATPEAAKDLRMMKDGLLKTQVVPDGRELLPPSLDPLDGCNKAAKLKYNQSCFLAGDPRANEQVLLTSLHTILVRQHNTLAIDLKDLNPSWQDEQLFQEARRILVAQLQHITYQEYVPSVLGPRFMRHLHLSPKTDGQHTSDYNPRMSASIANEFAAAAYRFGHSQIQGLVRQVDGARKNINFGQLSSITFNPFSLYVNGEMARYLRGETSQKAAAVDTYFSPQVTGQLFRGKAKTGIDLVAINIQRGRDHGVPAYTRARMACGLPRVHNFTELATEMDTGALAKIAKVYRHVDEIDLYTGGLAERPIEDGLVGPTFACILADQFLRLKKGDRYWYETKEGPQAFSEDQLAEIHKSSLARLLCDNVPELFSVQRWPLRVYATGNPRLPCSSLSIPKLNLDPWEVDPL